From a single Aspergillus puulaauensis MK2 DNA, chromosome 2, nearly complete sequence genomic region:
- a CDS encoding glycoside hydrolase family 88/105 protein (COG:S;~EggNog:ENOG410PGQV;~InterPro:IPR008928,IPR012341,IPR010905;~PFAM:PF07470;~go_process: GO:0005975 - carbohydrate metabolic process [Evidence IEA]) yields MSFTPPQAHETINRLIHNLINIRDTSGQFIHHLEDGRIVDTKSWTGWDWTHGIGLYGIWKYYEMTNDQKYLAIIEDWFAARFAEGGTTKNINTMSPFLTLAYVYEHTGNSAYLPWLDAWAEWAMHDLERTRFGGMQHITYLTDNYQQLWDDTLMMTVMPLAKIGKLLNRPAYIAEAKRQFLVHIKYLFDTRTGLFFHGWTFEDGGHNFARALWGRGNSWITIVIPDFIELLDLEPSDPIRIHLIDTLLAQVEALQRLQTKEGYWRTLLDHEDSYAEASATAGFGYGILKAVRKHYISDKFRPVAQKAIAAVFGAVDEQGELRNTSFGTAIGDTLEFYKNVPLTAMPYGQSMACLSLVEYLLGTL; encoded by the coding sequence ATGTCATTTACCCCTCCCCAGGCCCATGAGACGATCAACCGCctcatccacaacctcatCAATATCAGAGACACGAGCGGCCAATTCATCCATCACCTTGAAGATGGGCGCATTGTTGACACCAAATCCTGGACtggctgggactggacgCATGGAATCGGCCTCTATGGAATCTGGAAATACTATGAGATGACAAATGATCAGAAATATCTTGCCATTATTGAGGACTGGTTCGCCGCGCGATTCGCTGAAGGTGGCACGACAAAGAATATCAATACCATGTCGCCGTTCCTGACGTTGGCATACGTCTACGAGCACACTGGGAACTCGGCCTATCTTCCCTGGCTGGATGCATGGGCCGAATGGGCAATGCACGACCTTGAGCGTACCCGATTCGGTGGCATGCAGCATATCACATACCTAACCGACAATTACCAGCAGCTCTGGGATGACACACTAATGATGACGGTCATGCCGTTGGCTAAAATCGGGAAGTTGCTGAATCGGCCTGCATATATCGCCGAGGCAAAGCGCCAATTCCTTGTGCATATCAAATATCTTTTCGATACTCGGACagggctcttcttccatgGATGGACATTCGAAGATGGAGGTCACAACTTTGCTCGAGCCCTTTGGGGTCGCGGCAATAGCTGGATTACCATCGTTATCCCTGATTTCATTGAACTACTGGACCTGGAACCCAGTGATCCTATCCGCATCCATTTGATCGACACTCTCCTGGCACAGGTAGAGGCATTGCAGCGTCTACAAACAAAAGAGGGGTACTGGCGTACGCTGCTGGACCATGAAGATTCATACGCGGAGGCCTCCGCCACCGCCGGTTTCGGCTACGGCATTCTCAAGGCTGTGAGGAAGCACTATATCAGCGACAAGTTCAGACCCGTAGCACAGAAGGCGATTGCAGCGGTCTTTGGCGCAGTTGATGAGCAAGGAGAACTCAGGAACACCAGCTTTGGTACAGCAATCGGCGATACCCTTGAGTTCTATAAGAATGTTCCCTTGACAGCCATGCCATACGGACAGTCCATGGCTTGTCTGAGTTTGGTGGAGTATCTGCTGGGGACATTGTAG
- the CDB4 gene encoding curved DNA-binding protein (42 kDa protein) (COG:J;~EggNog:ENOG410PM2V;~InterPro:IPR036005,IPR036388,IPR000994,IPR036390;~MEROPS:MER0064643;~PFAM:PF00557): protein MAETQTPQTTEVDYTLNNPDTLTKYKTAAQISHKVVEAVSALCVEGAKIVEICQQGDKILDEELAKVYKGKKITKGIGHPTTVSPSSYVTPYTPLVSDTQEAETTLKAGEIAKIQLGAQIDGFGTIVCDMVVVGKSEVTGREADLIHATYYANELLLRLMAPPGLLATGSEEEKKKAAAERAPTQARISQLIEKVAKIYDCNVVENTTTWQFERNEIEAEKKIILSPSANSTRGEGIPDVGEAWGVEMGLSLGSGKVKNLDHRSTLHRRTTTTYQLKRPSSRQVLSEVVKKFGHFPFSLRQLDDEKAAKVGVLECVRGGVLRQYEPAGEADNSAVSRYLTTIAITKNGITKLAAPATPDFEKIKSDKKIEDEEILKILELPLSKSTGSSKNKNKKKKAKKADGAQDAE, encoded by the exons ATGGCCGAAACCCAGACCCCCCAGACCACCGAGGTTG ACTACACCTTGAACAACCCCGATACCCTTACCAAGTACAAGACCGCTGCCCAGATTTCGCACAAGGTCGTCGAGGCTGTCTCAG CGCTATGTGTTGAGGGCGCCAAGATCGTCGAAATCTGCCAGCAGGGTGATAAGATcctggacgaggagcttgCCAAGGTCtacaagggcaagaagatcaCAAAGG GTATTGGTCACCCAACGACGGTTTCTCCCAGCTCCTATGTGACCCCGTACACTCCCCTGGTATCGGACACCCAGGAGGCCGAGACGACCCTGAAGGCTGGTGAAATCGCCAAGATCCAGCTTGGTGCCCAGATCGATGGATTCGGAACCATTGTTTGCGACATGGTCGTTGTCGGCAAGTCTGAGGTTACCGGTCGCGAGGCCGACCTCATCCATGCCACTTACTACGCCAACGAGCTACTTCTGAGACTCATGGCGCCCCCCGGTCTCCTCGCTACTGGatccgaggaagagaagaagaaggctgccgcCGAGCGCGCCCCTACCCAGGCTCGCATTTCTCAGCTGATCGAGAAGGTCGCCAAGATTTACGACTGCAACGTCGTTGAGAACACAACCACCTGGCAATTCGAGCGCAATGAGAttgaggccgagaagaagatcattcTTTCCCCCAGCGCCAACAGCACGAGGGGTGAGGGAATCCCCGACGTTGGTGAGGCTTGGGGTGTTGAGATGGGCCTGTCCCTTGGATCCGGAAAAGTGAAGAACCTGGACCACCGTTCCACCCTGCACCGTCGTACCACTACGACATACCAGCTCAAGAGACCCAGCTCTCGACAGGTCCTTTCCGAGGTCGTCAAGAAGTTCGGCCATTTTCCCTTCAGCTTGCGACAGCTCGATGACGAGAAGGCCGCTAAGGTCGGTGTCCTAGAGTGTGTCCGTGGAGGTGTCCTGCGGCAATACGAGCCTGCCGGCGAGGCCGATAACTCTGCGGTCTCCCGCTACCTGACCACAATTG CGATTACCAAGAACGGTATCACGAAGCTGGCTGCTCCTGCTACTCCTGACTTTGAGAAGATCAAGTCGGACAAGAagatcgaggatgaagagatcCTCAAGATCCTTGAGCTCCCGCTCTCGAAATCCACTGGATCgtcgaagaacaagaacaagaagaagaaggccaagaaggctgATGGTGCTCAGGACGCTGAATAG
- a CDS encoding putative PHD finger domain protein (BUSCO:EOG09262TEV;~COG:J;~EggNog:ENOG410PM4K;~InterPro:IPR019787,IPR019786,IPR011011,IPR001965, IPR013083;~PFAM:PF00628): MARNLRSSSHARSNDSRPSTPAQNTANMASSFTDSIRPRKQRRTGRTSRVATDPLRDTPVSSQSQPDQPEETQANGVNGTQLPEQNGDWAEPELRAPVPSYDDTPWSAVSSSANPVLGTMRPLGVMPSAADMRKVGLAPSKPGTPSIPARKELQPEVNGEKNDDIQTPLTPEEQAPEPVPHKPTIEEDLAAFAILPVPDPGDADIDTLKDAVQSAIRLASNADNRPVIKGLLSMWEKCGNDPYALNILDGVCQETPDSPQRSMFQKVIQGAWGELESQDVAGNETTTLPAPRRGRSGSSESTLSSAKSLDAETYAPAVASAASAGHTKKGKQAKNTKQKKNVPERRSVLASGDHQRQTASEDPELSTEAVQAKRTRLRKSLPKIVAPESRLRSSLATNPRSNLSSPGPVRKGVDDSADDARTRTERSESVSSSDAGDNRRITPSLSDDEPAENNDFCRNCNRSGRLLCCDGCVLSFHFSCLTPPLDPANPPDGDWFCPKCSVSQSMNTLLGGMDKVSDRDFALPSRIRDFFAGVRTNDEGKYEEVASLPRLNPRAARGSRTGRYDDPFLLRTVDAKGNLIFCVKCGRTTNGCRPIIQCDYCPCAFHMDCVDPPLAVPPTQRPGSDRLHHTWMCPNHALHDMKYTVTDEEGYETVKRIRRPKNPRYVDIEILPEDDEDENLEDHETENVTYRVSERGVKLDFIERVKRENENNAAKKEAANRYFEYAKASFDNLTSKATAFYASQKPAVPDEDITTSILNSRTVAEREAAANLISFAQSNQVTCRNEEDGKISLLIDQLKANEPKNVPAPNDEISSLRALQKLIEQRISVLNPQCATAPEDARSPEVQPTSTEQTAASPQ, encoded by the exons ATGGCACGGAATCTCCGTTCGTCCTCCCACGCAAGGTCAAACGACTCCCGACCCTCGACACCAGCGCAAAACACGGCCAATATGGCTTCTTCTTTCACAGATTCCATCAGACCGCGTAAACAGCGCCGAACTGGAAGGACTTCGCGAGTAGCGACAGATCCACTTCGAGACACGCCGGTTTCAAGCCAGTCGCAACCCGATCAGCCTGAAGAGACCCAAGCGAATGGAGTTAATGGTACACAATTGCCTGAACAGAACGGGGATTGGGCTGAGCCAGAACTGAGAGCACCTGTGCCGAGCTATGATGATACGCCCTGGTCAGCGGTATCGAGCAGCGCAAACCCCGTACTAGGAACTATGCGCCCATTAGGCGTAATGCCCTCTGCCGCGGATATGCGCAAGGTTGGGCTGGCACCATCCAAGCCGGGTACCCCTAGCATTCCTGCCAGGAAAGAACTGCAACCCGAAGTAAATGGGGAGAAGAACGATGACATTCAAACTCCTCTGACACCCGAGGAGCAGGCTCCTGAGCCGGTTCCGCACAAGCCTACGATCGAAGAAGATCTAGCAGCATTCGCAATCTTACCTGTTCCCGATCCTGGGGACGCCGACATCGACACGCTCAAGGATGCTGTCCAAAGCGCCATACGATTGGCTTCGAACGCCGATAACCGCCCCGTCATCAAGGGGCTACTCAGTATGTGGGAAAAGTGTGGCAATGACCCCTATGCGCTCAATATTCTAGATGGGGTTTGTCAGGAAACACCCGACTCCCCGCAGAGGTCCATGTTCCAAAAGGTGATACAAGGTGCTTGGGGCGAACTGGAATCCCAAGATGTTGCAGGTAACGAAACCACTACATTACCAGCCCCTCGACGGGGTCGTTCTGGTAGTAGTGAATCTACTCTATCGTCTGCGAAGTCACTTGATGCCGAGACCTATGCGCCTGCCGTAGCTTCCGCGGCTTCCGCTGGACACACcaagaaaggaaagcagGCCAAGAATacaaagcaaaagaagaatGTTCCGGAACGTCGCTCCGTGTTGGCATCCGGTGACCATCAGCGGCAGACGGCATCGGAAGACCCTGAGCTTTCAACGGAGGCTGTGCAAGCAAAGAGAACTCGATTGCGGAAGTCTCTCCCGAAGATTGTGGCTCCCGAAAGTAGGCTCCGTTCTTCTTTGGCTACAAATCCTCGATCAAACTTGTCTTCTCCTGGTCCAGTCAGGAAGGGTGTAGATGATTCCGCCGACGATGCGAGAACGCGGACAGAGCGCTCAGAAAGTGTGTCGAGCAGTGATGCCGGCGATAACAGGCGCATTACACCTTCCCTAAG TGACGACGAGCCCGCAGAAAATAATGATTTCTGTCGAAACTGTAACCGCAGTGGGCGACTCTTATGCTGCGATGGTTGTGTGCTGTCGTTCCACTTTTCCTGCTTAACGCCACCATTGGATCCTGCAAACCCCCCGGATGGTGATTGGTTTTGTCCAAAATGCTCGGTATCGCAATCGATGAATACTCTACTCGGCGGCATGGACAAGGTCTCGGATAGAGACTTCGCACTACCTTCTCGCATTCGAGACTTCTTTGCTGGTGTCCGCACCAATGACGAGGGAAAATACGAAGAGGTCGCATCGTTACCGCGCCTCAATCCGCGTGCCGCTCGGGGAAGCCGCACTGGTCGCTACGATGACCCATTCCTGTTACGAACCGTTGATGCAAAGGGAAACCTCATTTTCTGCGTCAAGTGTGGGCGCACCACTAATGGCTGCCGGCCTATCATACAGTGCGATTATTGCCCCTGTGCGTTCCATATGGACTGCGTTGATCCACCACTCGCTGTTCCACCTACCCAGCGACCTGGCAGCGATCGCCTCCATCACACTTGGATGTGTCCGAACCACGCCTTACATGACATGAAATACACTGTCACGGATGAAGAAGGATATGAAACAGTTAAACGCATTCGCCGCCCAAAGAACCCCCGTTATGTTGATATTGAGATTctcccagaagatgatgaggatgagaacCTGGAGGACCACGAAACGGAAAATGTTACTTACCGTGTTTCTGAGAGAGGTGTTAAGCTCGACTTCATCGAGAGAGTCAAAAG AGAAAACGAAAACAATgcggcaaagaaagaagcagccaatAGGTACTTCGAGTACGCAAAGGCGAGCTTTGATAACCTCACCTCCAAGGCAACCGCTTTTTACGCTTCTCAAAAGCCAGCTGTTCCAGATGAGGATATCACAACCTCAATATTGAATTCGCGGACTGTGGCGGAGCGCGAAGCAGCTGCAAACTTGATATCCTTCGCGCAGAGCAATCAGGTCACCTGCCGAAACGAAGAGGACGGCAAAATCAGTCTCTTGATCGACCAACTCAAGGCAAATGAGCCCAAGAACGTCCCTGCGCCAAACGACGAGATTTCCTCCCTTCGTGCTCTTCAAAAACTCATTGAACAACGCATCAGTGTGTTGAACCCCCAATGCGCTACCGCTCCCGAGGACGCTCGGTCCCCTGAAGTTCAGCCTACCTCAACTGAACAAACGGCAGCGTCCCCTCAATAA
- the ALG8 gene encoding dolichyl-P-Glc:Glc1Man(9)GlcNAc(2)-PP-dolichol alpha-1,3-glucosyltransferase ALG8 (CAZy:GT57;~COG:G;~EggNog:ENOG410PIKP;~InterPro:IPR004856,IPR039487;~PFAM:PF03155;~TransMembrane:11 (o206-224i236-253o259-276i283-309o329-350i427-444o450-470i491-510o516-534i554-574o586-608i);~go_component: GO:0005783 - endoplasmic reticulum [Evidence IEA];~go_function: GO:0016758 - transferase activity, transferring hexosyl groups [Evidence IEA];~go_function: GO:0042283 - dolichyl pyrophosphate Glc1Man9GlcNAc2 alpha-1,3-glucosyltransferase activity [Evidence IEA];~go_process: GO:0006490 - oligosaccharide-lipid intermediate biosynthetic process [Evidence IEA]), with protein MELKARCAEKSGEQRSIELQKPSLSNLSKSFPHDIRRRTHWPFVSGPDRTPETRGHVHAPPDRSSGRPRSFDIIAGSSAALDGQESFTGTSNDLFSLIAYSGCAITAPMADLYPSLTHCAIVATAFKILLFPAYKSTDFEVHRNWLAITHSLPVQDWYYEKTSEWTLDYPPFFAAFEWALSQLAQYADPAMLVVQNLNYDSWQTVYFQRATVILTELVLFFALKQFIKSVPQPNKHLAHAASLSILLSPGLFIIDHIHFQYNGFLYGILILSIVWARKQSTLLYSGIAFAVLLCLKHIYLYLSLAYFVYLLRAYCLDPKSVFRPRFGNIIKLGLSVLTIFGLAFGPFASWGQLLQLKDRLFPFSRGLCHAYWAPNAWAMYSFTDRILIPLAPRLGLPVNYEALSSVTRGLVGDTSFAVLPEVSKEHTFALTLLFQLLPLIKLWRRPDPDTFIGALTLCGYASFIFGWHVHEKAILLIIIPFSLIALKDRRYFSAFRPIAVAGHVSLFPLLFTAAEFPLKTVYTLLWLILFLFAFDRIAPVPERPRIFLVDRFSLLYITISIPLIIYSSLVHQLVFGLERYQFLPLMFTSSYSALGVVGSWVGFMVVYFTA; from the exons ATGGAGCTGAAGGCCCGTTGCGCAGAAAAGAGCGGCGAACAAAGATCAATTGAATTGCAGAAGCCGAGCCTGTCGAACCTGTCGAAGAGCTTTCCCCACGATATACGGAGACGGACACACTGGCCTTTCGTCAGCGGTCCAGATCGGACTCCCGAGACGCGCGGTCACGTGCACGCCCCCCCGGATCGATCGTCGGGCCGCCCAAGAAGCTTCGACATTATTGCCGGCTCTTCTGCAGCATTGGACGGCCAGGAAAGCTTCACGGGCACTTCAAATGACCTTTTCTCTTTGATTGCATATTCGGGATGCGCAATCACAGCTCCAATGGCTGACTTGTACCCTTCTCTGACACACTGCGCCATTGTCGCAACGGCGTTCAAAATCCTCCTTTTCCCCGCTTA CAAGTCGACTGATTTCGAAGTTCATCGCAATTGGCTGGCTATCACGCATTCGTTGCCCGTACAGGACTGGTACTACGAG AAAACCTCAGAATGGACTCTCGATTATCCTCCCTTTTTTGCCGCATTTGAGTGGGCGCTTTCTCAGTTGGCGCAATATGCGGACCCAGCGATGCTTGTTGTCCAGAACCTCAACTATGATTCCTGGCAGACTGTATACTTTCAGAGGGCGACAGTCATTTTGACGGAGCTTGTCCTCTTTTTCGCTCTTAAACA ATTCATCAAGTCCGTTCCTCAGCCTAATAAACACCTCGCACATGCCGCTAGCTTGTCGATTTTGCTGTCTCCCGGGTTATTCATCATTGATCATATTCATTTTCAATACAATGGCTTTCTGTACGGGATACTGATTCTTTCTATCGTTTGGGCTCGGAAACAATCGACTTTACTTTACAGTGGGATTGCCTTCGCCGTTCTGCTCTGTCTGAAACACATCTACCTCTACCTCTCGCTCGCCTATTTCGTCTACTTGCTGCGAGCGTATTGCCTGGACCCGAAATCGGTTTTTCGACCACGATTcggaaacatcatcaagctGGGTCTCAGTGTACTCACAATATTCGGACTTGCGTTTGGCCCATTTGCGTCTTGGGGTCAACTACTTCAACTGAAAGATCGGTTGTTTCCGTTTTCAAGAGGCTTGTGCCATGCGTACTGGGCCCCGAACGCCTGGGCCATGTATTCATTTACGGACCGCATCCTCATCCCAC TTGCCCCGAGACTTGGACTCCCAGTCAACTACGAAGCTCTCTCAAGCGTTACCCGCGGTCTTGTCGGCGATACATCTTTCGCCGTACTGCCAGAGGTCTCCAAGGAACACACATTCGCTCTAACACTCCTGTTTCAATTA CTCCCATTGATCAAACTCTGGCGTCGTCCTGACCCAGACACCTTCATCGGCGCCCTCACTCTTTGCGGCTACGCCTCCTTCATTTTCGGCTGGCACGTCCACGAAAAAGCCATCCTTCTAATCATCATTCCCTTCAGCCTAATCGCTCTCAAAGACCGACGTTACTTCAGCGCATTCCGACCCATAGCCGTGGCGGGCCACGTCTCGCTCtttcccctcctcttcacagcAGCGGAGTTCCCGCTCAAAACAGTCTACACCCTCCTGTGGCtaatcctcttcctcttcgcctttGACCGCATCGCACCCGTCCCTGAGCGGCCGAggatcttcctcgtcgaccgcTTCTCCCTACTCTACATCACCATTTCCATCCCGCtgattatatattcttcgcTGGTCCATCAACTTGTGTTCGGCCTGGAGCGGTATCAGTTCCTGCCCTTGATGTTTACGAGCAGTTACTCTGCGCTTGGGGTCGTGGGAAGCTGGGTTGGGTTCATGGTTGTTTATTTTACGGCGTAG
- a CDS encoding DDT domain protein (COG:B;~EggNog:ENOG410QDJS;~InterPro:IPR018501,IPR028941,IPR013136,IPR028942;~PFAM:PF02791,PF15613,PF15612,PF10537), whose protein sequence is MVLFKRKPVQYLPRPVIEDDSSEVWVISETNEVFTNYESYLQRMDFYKQRKFICEITGHSGLNFFEAFRSEMEESREVNNSFPEALKGPILRRTQFSTVSRVDNLVDEIFEEFKHEFYPAEPVLILLDDNTRLHGVIRDKANFAEQLYPDGTVKTPAHATYLVKVLDRPNEEALLDHNHITRDRKTFTKQMLRAFIKNNVTRESWNGAPWLVKASIAEEYRISTEVPKHLQYGARVAEKKAQKKADQEGFFGFFASQQLPELKPAVKTHKVKPSDQDLARSEEAQFLEYKRSLNGNPSFLIGNKPTNGSPLASKSQEPDKKLVPSVVVKAEPPKAPSPPPIKYPIEDLDIPPNREKKKQRPPLKFLKANELDDPDDEDLLQDEIHMESVGPLLETWNTLNVYCEVFQLDSFTFDDFLQAMRFSSDEVDCELFVEIHCAVLKKLVNAEKDNNGAIQISLPELPEEESDDSDEEEEDEKNEEDEAEPTPEPAVTRMTTRGSLAKAEAEGLKALANGQPDPSEVQIHRASEMFYEYGWVDRLRKRDFRNGGWEMIMVGLLHQLSVRPRMEEICNQILENLAPLDQEPTQDTAREQYAVLDVNLRIRALQIICMLSLETKAIRNYLEECSNQMTEFRKEKIEYQKSRKAALEELRRLHQERKALQPEPEKSPSPIPELEATEDTKMGGMDGDSQVDSDVDGTPQRSLRGGVDRVMERKRKLDEERERKEQLAKQPKGSKQYQRVLKKIEDQKAAVAKLEDKIMVVDNDLREADCPRTRCLGKDRFCNRYWWFERNAMPYEGMPDSSTAEAKYANGRLWVQGPDEMERLGFIDIPDDLKKQYQKQFHVSPVERKKHEEGPTRLSRANEWGYYDEPEAIEKLLDWLDSRGERETKLRKELLLHRPNLTKCMEARHEFLSRTEDDSEDMPTKRVTTRNKTYVADDKHRCLNWRNSTSLAENGHLHLDASRPSKRARKSGDDPKETKATNRQGKPLTRQGGRYNF, encoded by the exons ATG GTGCTGTTTAAACGAAAACCCGTCCAATACCTCCCGCGACCCGTTATTGAAGATGACAGCTCCGAG GTCTGGGTTATTTCGGAGACAAATGAGGTCTTCACCAATTATGAATCGTACCTCCAGCGCATGGATTTCTATAAACAAAGGAAATTCATCTGCGAGATCACGGGCCATTCTGGATTGAATTTCTTCGAAGCTTTTCGGAGTGAA ATGGAGGAGTCCCGCGAAGTCAACAACTCTTTTCCTGAGGCACTGAAAGGGCCCATTTTGCGCAGAACACAATTCTCCACAGTATCGCGGGTCGATAATCTCG TGGACGAAATTTTTGAA GAATTCAAGCACGAATTCTATCCTGCCGAACCGGTTCTCATTCTACTGGACGACAACACCCGCCTCCATGGGGTGATTAGGGACAAAGCCAACTTTGCAGAGCAGCTCTATCCGGATGGAACCGTCAAGACGCCCGCTCATGCGACATATCTGGTTAAAGTGTTGGATCGCCCAAACGAGGAAGCGCTTTTGGATCATAATCACATCACTCGTGATAGGAAGACATTCACTAAACAGATGCTTCGGGCATTCATCAAAAATAACGTGACTCGAGAATCCTGGAATGGCGCTCCCTGGCTCGTTAAGGCATCGATCGCTgaagaatatagaatatcGACGGAAGTGCCGAAGCACCTGCAATACGGAGCCAGAGTCGCCGAGAAGAAAGCACAGAAGAAGGCAGATCAGGAGGGATTCTTCGGATTTTTTGCATCACAGCAACTCCCAGAGCTGAAGCCAGCAGTCAAGACCCACAAGGTGAAACCATCGGACCAGGATCTGGCGCGCTCAGAAGAGGCACAATTTTTGGAATATAAACGTTCCTTGAACGGGAACCCAAGTTTCCTTATCGGCAACAAACCTACAAATGGATCCCCACTGGCATCGAAATCCCAGGAGCCGGATAAGAAGCTGGTTCCTAGTGTCGTGGTGAAGGCTGAGCCGCCGAAGGCACCATCTCCGCCACCAATCAAGTATCCTATTGAAGACCTCGACATTCCCCCGAACCgtgagaaaaagaaacagcgGCCGCCACTCAAATTTTTGAAAGCAAACGAACTCGATGATCcggacgatgaagatctTTTGCAGGATGAAATTCATATGGAATCGGTGGGACCTTTGCTTGAAACATGGAACACGCTGAACGTGTATTGCGAAGTGTTCCAACTGGATTCATTCACCTTCGACGACTTTTTGCAGGCAATGCGCTTCTCATCGGACGAGGTTGATTGTGAGCTTTTTGTCGAAATTCACTGCGCTGTTTTGAAGAAACTAGTCAACGCGGAGAAAGATAACAATGGCGCAATCCAAATCTCCCTCCCAGAGCTTCCCGAAGAGGAGTCTGATGATtcagatgaggaagaggaggacgaaaagaacgaagaggatgaggctgaGCCTACACCAGAGCCCGCAGTGACAAGAATGACGACAAGGGGTAGCTTGGCAAAAGCTGAAGCGGAGGGCTTGAAAGCATTGGCGAACGGCCAACCCGATCCGAGCGAAGTCCAGATTCACCGCGCTAGCGAGATGTTTTATGAGTACGGCTGGGTTGATCGTCTGCGGAAACGGGATTTCCGGAATGGTGGTTGGGAGATGATTATGGTCGGACTCCTCCACCAATTGTCCGTTCGGCCACGGATGGAGGAAATCTGCAACCAAATACTTGAGAATCTCGCGCCTTTGGACCAAGAACCAACACAAGACACCGCCCGTGAGCAATATGCCGTTCTTGACGTTAATCTACGAATCCGAGCCCTTCAAATTATTTGCATGCTCAGCCTGGAGACCAAAGCTATTCGAAACTACCTGGAAGAATGCAGCAATCAAATGACGGAGTTTCGAAAAGAGAAAATTGAGTATCAGAAATCTCGGAAAGCAGC ATTGGAGGAGCTTCGTCGACTGCACCAAGAGCGCAAAGCTCTTCAACCCGAGCCCGAGAAGTCGCCAAGCCCCATACCAGAGCTGGAAGCCACTGAGGACACGAAGATGGGAGGTATGGACGGAGATTCACAAGTTGATTCTGATGTAGATGGGACTCCGCAGCGATCTCTTCGTGGCGGCGTGGATCGGGTTATGGAACGGAAGCGAAAGCTAGAtgaagaacgagaacgaaAAGAGCAGCTTGCTAAGCAACCCAAGGGATCAAAGCAGTACCAGCGTGTGCTGAAGAAAATCGAGGACCAGAAAGCCGCTGTTGCCAAACTCGAGGACAAGATTATGGTCGTCGACAACGATCTCAGAGAGGCCGATTGCCCGCGCACAAGGTGTCTAGGGAAGGACCGTTTTTGCAACCGATACTGGTGGTTTGAACGCAACGCAATGCCGTATGAGGGGATGCCGGACAGTTCAACCGCTGAGGCGAAATATGCGAACGGCCGTCTCTGGGTTCAAGGCCCGGACGAGATGGAGCGGCTTGGTTTCATTGACATCCCGGACGACCTGAAAAAGCAATACCAGAAACAATTCCACGTGTCTCCGGTAGAGCGCAAGAAGCACGAAGAAGGGCCCACACGCCTTTCACGCGCGAATGAATGGGGTTATTACGATGAGCCAGAGGCCATTGAAAAACTCTTAGACTGGCTCGACTCTCGTGGTGAGCGCGAGACAAAGCTACGGAAAGAGCTCCTACTCCATCGCCCCAACCTCACCAAATGTATGGAAGCACGCCACGAGTTTCTGTCACGTACGGAGGACGACTCAGAGGATATGCCAACTAAACGGGTAACAACTCGAAACAAGACATATGTGGCCGACGACAAACACCGGTGCTTAAATTGGCGGAACTCGACGTCTCTAGCAGAGAATGGACACCTTCATCTTGATGCATCTCGGCCGTCCAAGCGTGCGCGGAAATCGGGCGATGATCCCAAGGAGACCAAGGCCACAAATCGACAAGGGAAACCCCTCACGAGGCAAGGCGGGCGATACAATTTTTAA